Proteins encoded in a region of the Nitrospira sp. genome:
- a CDS encoding HEAT repeat domain-containing protein, translating to MIDAVAEQIAALKDQDWAIRQEAAGLLGTFKDPCAVAPLVSLLRDPDRSVRDAAIEALRSIGAPAVETVGTCLTEPDLSIQESASAILAAIADERVLAPLIKALHSGDWIVRMQAAKALGRVRNADAVEPLIPLLQDKVKAVREEAALALAAIGDAAIPSLLKALRHEDWLVRLHAVESLGKAKSKQAVEALLSVLFNDRDSAVREDAVRALGEIGDPRAVEFLLTAMREPGLRTLAVEALGRIGDARAVPLLIDVLLGAGRPPVTRTVAGCGDQWNEEFITQDAAARALGAIGDERAIPSLVSALNQTFTRTEAAAALAKFGAKVIPLLLPLLNEPRDENLLFHVRETLASAGWKTGRRSQTGKT from the coding sequence ATGATCGATGCGGTCGCAGAGCAGATTGCGGCACTCAAGGACCAAGATTGGGCTATCCGCCAGGAGGCAGCCGGTCTTCTCGGTACCTTCAAAGACCCCTGTGCTGTCGCTCCTCTGGTGTCGCTACTACGAGACCCGGACCGTTCAGTCCGGGACGCGGCAATTGAAGCCTTGCGCTCGATCGGAGCACCGGCCGTCGAGACGGTGGGGACCTGCCTCACTGAACCGGATCTCTCTATCCAGGAATCAGCGTCCGCAATCTTAGCCGCCATCGCGGATGAGCGGGTGCTCGCTCCGCTCATCAAGGCGCTGCACAGCGGCGACTGGATCGTTCGAATGCAGGCCGCCAAGGCCTTGGGTCGGGTACGGAACGCAGACGCGGTCGAGCCGCTCATTCCACTGCTTCAAGACAAGGTCAAAGCGGTTCGTGAGGAGGCGGCTCTCGCTCTGGCCGCCATCGGCGATGCGGCGATTCCATCCCTCTTGAAGGCGTTGCGGCATGAGGACTGGCTCGTTCGTCTCCACGCGGTGGAATCGTTGGGGAAGGCTAAATCGAAACAGGCTGTGGAAGCTCTGTTGTCGGTGTTGTTCAACGATCGAGATTCGGCGGTTCGCGAAGATGCCGTGCGAGCGCTCGGCGAGATCGGCGACCCGCGAGCAGTCGAATTCCTATTGACGGCGATGCGGGAGCCGGGATTGCGGACATTGGCGGTTGAAGCGCTTGGCCGCATCGGTGATGCTCGTGCGGTTCCCCTGCTGATCGACGTCCTTCTAGGAGCCGGCCGTCCACCTGTGACGAGAACAGTGGCCGGCTGCGGGGACCAGTGGAATGAAGAATTCATAACACAAGACGCGGCGGCGCGAGCGCTCGGGGCGATCGGCGACGAGAGGGCAATCCCTTCGCTCGTCTCGGCACTGAACCAGACCTTTACGAGAACTGAAGCGGCGGCGGCTCTGGCCAAATTCGGGGCGAAAGTTATTCCATTGCTGCTTCCACTGCTGAACGAGCCTCGCGATGAAAATCTCCTGTTTCACGTCCGTGAAACGTTGGCGTCAGCAGGATGGAAAACCGGCAGGCGATCACAGACCGGTAAAACATAG
- a CDS encoding fused MFS/spermidine synthase, whose protein sequence is MTVHPPRIPRWFLLVTALVTGAVVMALEILGSRLLAPVFGSSLFVWGALIGVILAAMSSGYAFGGWISDRYTGGHVLAALLLFSGSWTFIVAWANQPILFEIEKMAQDPRWGPCLAATVLLAPPAFGLSGVLPAMLRLAVADMDHLGRQTGRMIALSTVGSLAGTWGTAFFLLSWIGSQSLIAWLGGIQLGLGVLWLVKGTSTGRFVLLIILGCCTLLGAIALHPLQRLKVPIYQEESPYQQVRIREDDLFRYLVLDRTFHATMWKVDPTSLFLPYSQMMVASLALVSEPKRGLILGHGGGSLAKWLARHWPALELDIVEFDPVVVRMAEEYFDYRPPANHHVFVKDGRAFLNSTDHTYDVMWIDAFARDMIPFHLTTTEFYSLVRTHLNPEGIVAVNLASSGKEGDLARAAAVVQTMKQAFPVLTTFAVEGPWKTGMTPAKNLVFFGGRLIERESVDHLVAKITEMAMNQRLPREAIALLTTRRTEPWPTGVVLSDDFAPYDLLLGRERSRLME, encoded by the coding sequence ATGACTGTTCATCCTCCACGAATTCCCCGCTGGTTCTTGCTCGTGACCGCCCTCGTCACCGGTGCGGTGGTGATGGCCTTGGAAATTTTGGGCAGTCGGCTGTTGGCTCCCGTATTTGGCAGCTCGCTGTTTGTCTGGGGCGCGTTGATAGGAGTGATCTTGGCCGCCATGAGCAGTGGGTACGCGTTCGGTGGGTGGATCTCCGACCGCTATACCGGCGGACATGTGTTGGCGGCCTTGCTCCTTTTTTCAGGAAGCTGGACGTTTATAGTCGCGTGGGCGAACCAACCCATTCTGTTTGAGATCGAGAAGATGGCGCAAGACCCTCGCTGGGGCCCTTGCCTCGCCGCGACTGTGCTCCTCGCCCCTCCTGCGTTCGGGCTTAGCGGCGTCTTGCCGGCCATGTTGCGTTTGGCGGTCGCAGACATGGATCACCTTGGTCGCCAGACAGGCCGCATGATCGCCCTGTCGACCGTCGGCAGTCTGGCCGGCACCTGGGGCACTGCATTCTTTCTCTTATCGTGGATCGGAAGCCAATCGTTGATCGCCTGGCTGGGTGGCATTCAGCTAGGGCTTGGAGTCTTATGGCTTGTAAAAGGCACCTCGACCGGCCGGTTCGTACTGCTGATCATTCTCGGCTGTTGCACGCTCCTGGGAGCCATAGCCCTCCACCCACTCCAACGATTGAAGGTCCCCATCTATCAAGAGGAGAGTCCTTATCAGCAGGTCCGTATTCGCGAAGATGATCTCTTCCGGTATCTCGTGTTGGATCGTACCTTTCACGCTACGATGTGGAAAGTCGACCCGACTTCCCTTTTTCTCCCCTACAGCCAAATGATGGTGGCTTCGCTGGCACTGGTGTCCGAGCCGAAGCGCGGCCTCATTCTCGGTCATGGCGGTGGTTCGTTGGCGAAATGGTTGGCACGGCACTGGCCGGCGTTGGAATTGGACATCGTGGAATTCGACCCAGTCGTCGTCCGCATGGCCGAAGAGTATTTTGATTATCGCCCGCCGGCCAATCATCATGTCTTTGTGAAGGACGGTCGAGCCTTTCTCAACTCGACGGATCACACGTACGATGTCATGTGGATCGATGCGTTCGCGCGAGACATGATCCCTTTTCACCTCACCACGACGGAGTTTTACTCCTTAGTCCGAACGCACCTGAACCCGGAGGGCATCGTCGCTGTTAATCTGGCCTCGTCCGGCAAGGAAGGTGATCTCGCTCGAGCTGCCGCAGTCGTACAAACCATGAAACAGGCTTTTCCCGTTCTCACCACCTTCGCTGTCGAGGGGCCGTGGAAGACAGGCATGACCCCGGCAAAAAATCTGGTCTTCTTTGGAGGCCGTCTCATCGAACGCGAATCAGTCGACCATCTCGTGGCAAAGATTACCGAGATGGCGATGAATCAGCGCCTGCCGCGTGAGGCGATCGCGCTGTTGACCACTCGTCGGACCGAGCCTTGGCCGACCGGCGTCGTCTTGAGCGACGATTTTGCTCCCTACGATCTTCTCCTCGGGCGAGAACGATCACGATTGATGGAATGA
- a CDS encoding site-specific integrase, with product MTTRVDPWKPHPQDTLKDMRDRAILATLLYHGIRREELCSLKVKDLQSRQGVIHFKVKGKRGKIRFVPAHAQAQRLIESYLLMAGHGDDKDGPLFRPVRNNRTGELERPLNPNSLYRNVVRKYGQATGLNIEVNGLCVHSMRATAATNALSHEADIAKVQEWLGHANVSTTRLYDRRKTRPEDSPTFRVRY from the coding sequence ATGACCACACGCGTCGACCCTTGGAAGCCCCACCCCCAAGACACACTCAAGGACATGCGCGATCGCGCGATTCTCGCCACCCTGCTCTATCACGGGATACGGCGGGAAGAACTGTGCAGTCTCAAAGTGAAAGATCTGCAGAGCCGCCAGGGCGTGATTCACTTCAAGGTGAAGGGCAAGCGCGGGAAGATTCGCTTCGTGCCGGCGCACGCGCAGGCCCAGCGGTTGATCGAAAGCTATCTCCTCATGGCTGGCCACGGCGACGATAAGGACGGTCCGCTCTTCCGGCCGGTGCGCAACAACCGCACGGGTGAGCTGGAGCGGCCGCTCAATCCGAATTCGCTTTATAGAAACGTGGTCAGGAAATACGGGCAAGCAACCGGTTTGAATATCGAAGTGAACGGGCTGTGTGTACATTCGATGCGAGCGACGGCCGCCACGAACGCGCTTTCGCATGAAGCCGACATCGCGAAGGTGCAGGAATGGCTCGGCCATGCGAATGTTTCGACGACCCGACTCTACGATCGGCGGAAAACAAGGCCGGAGGACTCGCCTACCTTTCGGGTGCGGTATTAA
- a CDS encoding HEAT repeat domain-containing protein: protein MTEQGASERIEQLIQALHDENEALREHAIASLGQSGPEALPRLIDLMTDEDAVIREAATSAVVRIGPSVIEPMIDALQDDSWAIREQAASALGKLRDRRAVEPLVRAIKDRDGAVRTAAVWALERIGDPQAVPGLIEALMDSTLREDAARVLKKIGDVRAVEALIDGLLGSNWMVRRHAAEALGKIGDHRGVTPLIESLQDEDWLVRRNAAESLARLGAKEAIQPLLVLREDENTMVQETVEAVLASLGWTPEPQ from the coding sequence ATGACTGAACAGGGCGCATCCGAGCGAATCGAACAACTCATACAGGCATTGCACGACGAGAACGAAGCGTTGCGCGAGCACGCCATCGCGAGCCTCGGCCAAAGCGGACCGGAGGCACTGCCTCGGCTGATCGACCTGATGACCGATGAAGATGCGGTGATTCGAGAGGCGGCCACCAGTGCGGTCGTACGGATAGGCCCCTCGGTCATCGAACCGATGATCGACGCGCTGCAAGATGACTCTTGGGCGATCCGAGAACAGGCAGCCTCGGCTCTCGGCAAGTTGCGGGACCGACGCGCCGTCGAACCTCTCGTCAGGGCGATTAAGGATCGAGACGGAGCGGTGCGGACGGCAGCGGTGTGGGCGCTCGAACGAATCGGCGATCCACAAGCAGTGCCCGGGCTCATCGAGGCCCTCATGGACAGCACTCTGCGCGAGGATGCAGCCCGAGTCTTGAAGAAGATCGGCGACGTGCGGGCGGTCGAGGCGCTGATCGACGGACTCTTGGGTTCCAATTGGATGGTTCGCCGCCATGCGGCTGAGGCGCTGGGCAAGATCGGCGATCATCGAGGAGTCACCCCATTGATAGAGTCGCTGCAAGACGAGGACTGGCTGGTCAGACGCAATGCCGCCGAATCACTCGCGCGGCTTGGCGCGAAAGAAGCCATTCAACCCTTGCTGGTGCTGCGCGAGGACGAGAACACCATGGTCCAGGAAACAGTCGAGGCCGTGCTGGCCAGTCTTGGCTGGACCCCCGAACCGCAATAA
- a CDS encoding HEAT repeat domain-containing protein, giving the protein MADEAPKLIQIAPKGGDKKDGFNLVTERVVAVNPESRQLEVELLAYDGKTVLLEVAEEALEDLKRIRAGDGATIRVVEENGKRIAKSFRIRPKDPNAARADAMLLDLRDSHWLNRKYAAEVLGELKDPRAVDPLVEALTDEVGDVRQRAYDSLIKLGGPSVPSLIPLLVSEEDEIRQSATEILRKIGKPAVEPLATALAEADDRLKTRIMKVLDRMGYKPKTKDQAKPELPRLT; this is encoded by the coding sequence ATGGCAGATGAAGCTCCGAAGCTGATTCAGATCGCTCCGAAAGGCGGAGACAAGAAAGACGGTTTCAACTTGGTGACAGAGCGTGTCGTGGCGGTCAACCCTGAGAGCAGACAGCTCGAGGTCGAACTCTTGGCCTACGATGGTAAGACGGTCTTGCTGGAGGTGGCCGAAGAGGCGCTGGAGGACCTCAAAAGGATCAGGGCGGGAGACGGCGCCACGATTCGAGTGGTGGAAGAAAACGGCAAGCGCATCGCGAAGAGCTTCAGGATTCGCCCCAAAGATCCGAACGCCGCCAGGGCCGACGCCATGTTGCTCGACCTAAGAGATTCGCACTGGCTGAATCGGAAGTATGCGGCGGAGGTCTTGGGTGAGTTGAAAGATCCCCGCGCCGTCGATCCCTTGGTAGAGGCGTTGACCGATGAAGTCGGTGACGTGCGGCAACGGGCCTATGATTCGTTGATCAAACTCGGTGGCCCATCCGTGCCTTCACTGATTCCGTTATTGGTGTCCGAAGAGGACGAAATTCGTCAATCCGCCACCGAGATTCTCCGGAAGATCGGCAAACCGGCCGTCGAGCCGCTGGCCACCGCACTGGCCGAAGCCGATGATCGGCTGAAGACCCGAATCATGAAGGTGCTCGATCGAATGGGGTACAAGCCGAAAACCAAAGACCAGGCCAAGCCCGAGTTGCCGAGGCTGACCTAG
- a CDS encoding alkaline phosphatase family protein: MTHPSQLLRSILVGLLTVLLETGLHASVDAATTLGRETIPTGSPTEFVILFVLEGLSQESLNGGTMPVLGKLIKEGSVTWSASGVKPALRLPTMASLVTGMPVEKHGITWNFFEFSRGYPRSPSLFDYLDLSGGRDSAIFYMDESLYQLAKPEPYTDYQLCGALRPECGSQKLVAYIQQYLQKATSGHGYGHAILSLPHLLVVHLPEAGRAGVAQGWNSKEYRDALRTVDTAMKSILDLFKEYSLLDRTTILVTALSGKGTDAGAESPTTDSPVVPWIVSGVGIKQGQTIRQPVSIIDTGATVMRILGLNTHTEWDSKVVEEIFKTAAATSAMPPVKKP, encoded by the coding sequence ATGACACATCCCTCACAGCTTCTTCGCTCGATCCTTGTCGGTCTCCTGACCGTTTTGCTTGAAACCGGGCTCCACGCGTCTGTTGATGCGGCCACTACACTTGGAAGGGAAACCATTCCTACCGGCTCTCCTACGGAATTTGTCATCCTTTTCGTCTTGGAGGGGTTGAGCCAGGAGTCGCTTAATGGTGGCACGATGCCGGTCCTGGGCAAGCTCATCAAGGAAGGGTCGGTGACCTGGTCCGCGAGCGGGGTCAAGCCGGCCCTACGCTTGCCTACAATGGCCTCGCTGGTGACCGGGATGCCGGTCGAAAAACACGGGATTACCTGGAATTTCTTCGAATTCAGCCGAGGCTACCCTCGCTCACCCAGCCTATTCGACTATCTGGATTTGAGTGGAGGTCGCGACAGTGCCATCTTTTATATGGATGAGTCCCTGTATCAGCTCGCCAAGCCGGAGCCCTACACCGACTATCAGCTCTGCGGGGCATTGCGGCCCGAGTGCGGCTCTCAGAAACTCGTCGCCTACATCCAGCAGTATCTACAAAAGGCAACCAGCGGACACGGATATGGGCATGCGATTCTCTCATTGCCTCATTTGTTGGTTGTTCATCTTCCGGAAGCCGGTCGGGCCGGTGTGGCACAGGGTTGGAATTCCAAAGAGTATCGTGACGCGTTGCGAACCGTCGATACTGCGATGAAGTCTATACTTGACCTATTCAAAGAATACTCACTCTTAGACCGCACAACCATCCTCGTCACTGCCCTGAGCGGGAAGGGAACCGACGCCGGAGCCGAGTCCCCAACGACCGATTCACCGGTTGTTCCATGGATTGTCTCCGGTGTTGGGATTAAGCAGGGACAGACCATCCGCCAACCGGTATCAATCATCGATACCGGGGCCACCGTCATGCGAATCCTAGGACTCAACACCCACACGGAGTGGGACAGCAAAGTCGTGGAAGAAATCTTCAAAACCGCTGCGGCGACGTCTGCGATGCCGCCCGTCAAGAAACCCTGA
- a CDS encoding UDP-glucose/GDP-mannose dehydrogenase family protein — MHISVIGTGYVGLVTGACFAEFGVHVTCMDSDSRRIEKLEKGEVPFYEPGITELVAKGVREGRLSFTTDIAKAVDKALVIFIAVGTPPRGDGSADLSYVEEVGKGIARHMTGYKVIVTKSTVPVGTGKRLREVITKTQASAFRFDIVSNPEFLREGSAIEDFLRPNRVVIGADSDQAVAIMKDLYRPLYLIETPIVVTDIPTAELIKYASNAFLATKISFINEMANLCERLGANVQMVAKGMGLDNRIGSKFLHAGAGFGGSCFPKDLAALIQTGERVGYPVQVALAASKVNDDQRRRMVDKIRDAVGGLKGKTLGLLGLSFKPNTNDLREAPALVISQKLLSEGATVRAYDPIALDEAYRTLSALKPCADPYDAAEGTDALIIMTEWNQFRNLDFERLKRIMKSPVLIDLRNVYDPDRVVSHGFHHISVGRPSKHPSTSGQS, encoded by the coding sequence ATGCACATTAGTGTGATTGGCACCGGGTATGTCGGCTTGGTGACGGGCGCCTGCTTTGCCGAGTTCGGCGTCCACGTCACCTGCATGGACAGCGACAGCCGAAGAATTGAAAAGCTCGAAAAAGGCGAAGTCCCGTTCTATGAGCCGGGGATTACGGAATTGGTGGCCAAGGGGGTTCGAGAAGGCCGACTGAGCTTCACCACCGATATTGCCAAGGCTGTCGATAAAGCGCTGGTTATCTTTATTGCCGTTGGAACTCCGCCGAGGGGTGATGGTTCCGCCGATCTCTCGTACGTCGAAGAAGTTGGTAAAGGGATTGCGCGCCACATGACCGGATACAAGGTTATCGTGACCAAGTCCACGGTGCCGGTAGGTACTGGTAAACGACTTCGTGAAGTCATCACGAAAACTCAAGCGAGTGCCTTTCGGTTCGACATTGTGTCGAATCCGGAGTTTCTACGGGAAGGATCGGCGATCGAGGACTTCCTGCGCCCGAATCGCGTGGTGATCGGAGCCGACAGCGATCAGGCCGTCGCCATTATGAAAGATCTCTATCGTCCGCTGTACCTGATTGAGACGCCGATCGTCGTCACGGATATTCCCACGGCTGAACTGATCAAATATGCTTCAAACGCCTTCTTGGCCACGAAGATTTCATTCATCAACGAAATGGCCAATCTATGTGAACGGTTAGGGGCCAACGTGCAGATGGTGGCCAAAGGGATGGGACTGGACAACCGCATCGGCTCAAAGTTTCTGCATGCTGGAGCCGGATTTGGAGGTTCCTGCTTCCCAAAGGATTTGGCGGCGCTGATTCAGACCGGAGAGCGAGTTGGGTATCCAGTGCAGGTTGCCCTTGCCGCATCCAAGGTGAACGATGATCAGCGACGTCGAATGGTCGACAAGATTCGTGATGCGGTGGGAGGGCTCAAGGGAAAAACCTTGGGCCTGCTGGGACTCTCGTTCAAACCCAACACGAATGATTTACGGGAGGCCCCTGCGCTGGTTATCAGTCAGAAATTGTTGAGCGAAGGGGCGACCGTACGCGCCTATGATCCGATCGCGCTCGATGAAGCGTACCGGACGCTATCGGCACTAAAGCCCTGTGCAGATCCCTATGACGCTGCTGAGGGAACGGACGCGCTGATCATTATGACCGAATGGAATCAATTCAGGAATCTCGACTTTGAAAGACTGAAAAGGATCATGAAATCGCCCGTCCTCATCGATTTGCGGAACGTCTACGATCCTGACCGTGTCGTCAGTCATGGATTCCACCACATCTCGGTGGGCCGACCCAGCAAACATCCTTCAACATCCGGACAGTCCTAG
- a CDS encoding HEAT repeat domain-containing protein, protein MSKEAIETLVSELIHEEDWRRMRATAACVAGGPRSVQALIEALRSGPTELKKEAAAMLARIKDPHAGVALVGLLEDHEEVVRKAGAAALEQMAGVLDTDTARALVSLLPKTSESHERQTLTHLIGAIPTSVLPLCEMLKHPDQDAQVAAALMLDQLLDPRSIDAFIDAMGQPAVRNIAVGTLKKLSAIRERIDGTFDALREVEGAGEREEARMATVIDLLGIGRPSVGILIEYLEDDDWLVREAAADLLGKIGDVRAVEPLMKRLEQDKDTGVKELAIKALGLIGDARPSRLYLEAIPIRPLRVYAMEALAKIKEVGVLRPHKELFDRLRTDRDGLVAYNAGLIADKLEAITAMESQAHKEDIKND, encoded by the coding sequence ATGTCGAAAGAAGCGATTGAGACGCTGGTCTCCGAATTGATCCATGAAGAGGATTGGCGCCGTATGCGAGCGACGGCCGCCTGTGTGGCCGGCGGTCCTCGTTCGGTTCAGGCGCTCATCGAAGCTTTACGGTCCGGGCCTACCGAGCTGAAGAAAGAAGCGGCGGCGATGCTGGCGCGAATCAAGGATCCACATGCCGGTGTTGCCCTCGTCGGACTCCTTGAAGATCATGAAGAGGTCGTCCGGAAAGCAGGTGCGGCAGCCCTTGAACAGATGGCGGGTGTGCTCGACACGGACACAGCCAGGGCATTAGTTTCATTGCTGCCGAAGACTTCGGAAAGCCATGAACGGCAGACCTTGACCCACCTGATTGGGGCGATTCCCACATCCGTCCTCCCCCTATGCGAAATGCTCAAACATCCGGATCAGGATGCGCAAGTCGCGGCCGCATTGATGCTGGATCAATTATTGGATCCTCGTTCCATCGATGCATTCATCGATGCCATGGGCCAGCCGGCTGTGCGGAATATCGCCGTTGGGACATTGAAGAAGCTGAGCGCAATCCGCGAACGAATCGATGGGACGTTCGATGCGTTGCGGGAGGTCGAAGGAGCCGGCGAGCGCGAGGAAGCGCGGATGGCGACGGTCATCGACCTACTCGGGATCGGGCGCCCGAGCGTGGGGATCCTTATCGAGTATCTGGAAGACGACGACTGGCTCGTGCGCGAGGCAGCGGCTGACCTACTGGGGAAAATCGGCGATGTGCGAGCCGTCGAACCATTAATGAAGCGGCTGGAACAGGACAAGGATACCGGAGTCAAGGAGTTGGCGATCAAAGCCCTTGGACTGATCGGCGATGCGCGCCCCTCCCGGCTCTATCTAGAGGCCATTCCCATCCGCCCACTGCGGGTGTATGCCATGGAGGCCTTGGCCAAGATCAAGGAGGTGGGGGTCCTGCGTCCGCACAAGGAACTCTTCGACCGACTCCGAACGGATCGTGACGGCCTGGTGGCCTATAATGCCGGCTTGATCGCCGACAAGCTCGAAGCCATCACGGCCATGGAAAGCCAGGCCCACAAAGAGGATATTAAGAATGACTGA
- a CDS encoding HEAT repeat domain-containing protein encodes MADVLEDLLEALEDVDDATREEAARTLADMADPATLDALIGACDDDFWSVRAHAGCGLAKIGGPKAFEALIGLFNDSIMEVRDQAVEATARMGPIVLDRLVTAVKDERWRVREHAAKAAGKIKDSRAVDALIGACRDRDGAVKSAAAEALGRIADPKAIPALIKLFRDSSKIVRETAGTALVYIGHPSVDPLIESLKDKDFVVRCHAARALGGMTTDYQIGRSWVRDAKVVDALIGILKDPDRAVREDATIALGMIGDPRAIDALVEAMKDGAVKRHAIASLGMIGDSRALPAVLDALKGKGIKQEGSPTPGCIVSEDAFIKEAAATALGQFRDPLVIPDLIMLLKDGVLREKAAAALAVIGDAAIEPLIAFLYDPKASEVEAEKERVLSYASVRLTAKDALKQITLETLEKLGWTPPDEQIEISSSQADNLRVDRPLGQTGRFGPSGDLV; translated from the coding sequence ATGGCTGACGTGCTCGAAGATCTTTTAGAAGCGCTTGAAGATGTGGACGATGCCACCCGTGAGGAGGCGGCAAGGACGCTTGCCGACATGGCCGATCCAGCTACCTTGGACGCGCTGATCGGCGCCTGCGACGATGACTTCTGGTCCGTGCGGGCCCATGCCGGCTGCGGCCTCGCAAAAATCGGCGGACCGAAGGCGTTCGAAGCCCTGATCGGCCTGTTCAACGATTCCATCATGGAGGTTCGCGATCAGGCCGTCGAGGCCACGGCGAGGATGGGCCCGATCGTGCTTGATCGGCTGGTGACCGCCGTGAAAGATGAGCGTTGGCGTGTACGGGAACATGCCGCCAAGGCGGCCGGCAAAATCAAGGATTCAAGAGCCGTCGACGCGCTGATCGGCGCCTGTCGCGACAGGGACGGGGCCGTCAAGAGCGCGGCGGCGGAAGCCTTGGGCAGAATCGCCGATCCGAAAGCCATCCCGGCTCTGATCAAGCTGTTTCGAGATTCTTCTAAAATCGTGCGCGAGACGGCCGGAACGGCGTTGGTCTACATCGGGCATCCCTCGGTCGATCCGTTGATCGAAAGTCTCAAGGACAAAGATTTTGTGGTTCGATGTCACGCGGCTCGTGCGTTGGGCGGGATGACCACCGACTATCAAATCGGCAGATCCTGGGTACGAGACGCAAAGGTCGTGGATGCCTTGATCGGCATCTTGAAGGATCCTGATCGAGCCGTTCGCGAAGACGCGACCATCGCGTTAGGCATGATCGGCGACCCCCGGGCGATCGATGCGCTGGTAGAAGCCATGAAGGACGGAGCGGTGAAGCGCCATGCCATTGCCTCACTCGGCATGATCGGCGATTCGCGCGCCCTCCCAGCCGTATTGGACGCCTTGAAGGGCAAAGGCATCAAGCAAGAGGGCTCGCCGACACCCGGTTGCATCGTCAGCGAAGATGCGTTCATCAAGGAGGCCGCAGCCACCGCTCTCGGTCAATTTCGCGACCCTCTCGTGATTCCGGATTTGATTATGTTGCTGAAGGACGGGGTCTTGCGGGAAAAAGCGGCGGCGGCGCTGGCGGTGATCGGTGACGCGGCCATCGAACCCTTGATTGCTTTTCTCTATGACCCCAAAGCCTCTGAAGTTGAGGCTGAGAAGGAACGGGTGCTTTCTTATGCGTCTGTTCGACTGACCGCAAAAGACGCCTTGAAGCAGATCACGCTCGAGACTTTGGAAAAGCTTGGATGGACGCCTCCTGATGAACAGATAGAAATCAGCTCGAGCCAGGCCGACAATCTGCGCGTCGATCGGCCGTTAGGTCAAACCGGGCGCTTTGGCCCGTCCGGCGACCTCGTGTGA